In the Pecten maximus chromosome 5, xPecMax1.1, whole genome shotgun sequence genome, ttcatgaaattttgttaagttagttttaccaaaattgattttatcaagattttaaaattgttgttaaaccgtgattagcctaatcacctgttgaacaactgggccctggtgaCGTTTTGACCTTAACAATTTAATGGCTTCAAAAAAGGGTTATTTGTCTTCTACAAAtgatcaaatattttattcaaacaaTCTGAGTATGAGAGTCTAAGCTGTAGATGAATTTATTTCAGACAAATATCTTCTTATTCTATAATGAATCTATATAACACCATCCCCAAACCTTAATGGACTTGGGTGATTGTTTCAGATGTCGCCTTGCTGATTATCGTCAGCTGTCTTGCTTTTGTCCTACTGGTTGCCATGGTTATATTTATTGTCATTATGTGGAGGTAAGACTTACAAGcatgtatatcaatttagtAGAGCCAAGCTAAACTCTATTATTGTAGTAcagttaagggtgtatgctacctaaATATTGTTTATGACCCAAAATGGTAATTTAGGTTTGGAATGATTTGATGACAATGTTCAGAAGGTACATAAGGATCAATGACATTACTGGGTTCTTATGAGAGACAATTAACAGTCATGATTTAATGATGACATACTTGAAAGGTATTAAAGAGACTTCTAGCTTGAAAGGCATTTCTACATCATTTGGTGACATAACAGGGTTCTTAtgagaaagggagataactcttatcAGAGAACTGATTCATAGGTTTGACCTTGAAGGTCACATGATTAACCAGAGCTGTGTATCAGAGAACTGATTCATAGGTTTGACCTTGAAGGTCACATGATtaaccagagctgctaatccATTACATGTTTGTGATAATtaatgaacaaattaaataaatatgtgcATATTTAATTTTATCCGAATTTAACCTTTACATTGTGACTTTTCAGACGAGCCAATGTGAACCAGCACACTCAAGAAGAAACCCATATCTACGATGCTTATCATCATGACAACGGTAGCCTGGGGCCTGACCCTCTCGGAGAGGATCATTCCTACTATGCTCCGGCTAATGGATCCATATTGACATGAACAAGAGGATGTGGCTATGCTATAACAGAGGAGTATTATATATCCAGGGGAAAAAAAGAGATTTTCTAGCTAATCTTTTTCATTATAATATCATTTGAGTGTATGCATTAAAGCTCCATGGAAGCAGAATCGGTGATATCTCATGCAGTTAAAACATCGGAAGATTTGACCTCAGGTGAAAATCCTAGGCAGCTGTGCTTTTTATGGAAGTTAAGATCATGAACCTTCCAGGGCTGTTGCGGTGTGTCTTTAGGCTAATGAGAAAGGACTTTTTTTATTCCAATTGCTCTGGATAGCATTGCAACTGGAATAG is a window encoding:
- the LOC117327169 gene encoding uncharacterized protein LOC117327169; the encoded protein is MDQKLGTNTPTIEMPSSVTSNTNQTNPGLPLKTADQDVALLIIVSCLAFVLLVAMVIFIVIMWRRANVNQHTQEETHIYDAYHHDNGSLGPDPLGEDHSYYAPANGSILT